Genomic window (Pseudomonadota bacterium):
CGATCGCCTCCGCGACGATCATGTCGCGGACCTTGTCCTTGGTCCTGCGGATGAGATCGCGCTTGTACTCGTACGGGATGAACGCCGACTTCACGCCGGCCATGACGAGATCGAGGATGTCCTGCGGCAGCAGATCGTAGCGCGTGTACGCGAGCCAGTACTCCTCGGTCATCGTCGTGTCGGTGATCATCCGGTTGTCGGTGTTCAGCGTCACGCGCAGCCCGAGGTCGTGGTAGAAGCGGAACGGGTGCTCCTCGAGGCTCTCGACCGTCCCCGTCTGCACGTTGCTCGACAGGCAGATCTCGAGCGGGATCCGGTGATCGTTGACGTAGTTCAGCAGATCGCCGTCCTCCCGCAGCCTGGTGCCGTGCCCCACGCGGTGGGCGCCGCAGTAGTGGAGCGCCTGGTGGATGCTCTCCGGGCCGTACGCCTCGCCCGCGTGGATCGTCACGTTGATGTTGTTGGACAGGATGAGCGAGAACGCCGGGAGGTGATCCCGCGCCGGGTGGTCGTACTCGGCGCCCGCGAGATCGAAGCCGACCACGCCGCGGTTCTTGAACGCCACCGCGAGCTCCGCGAGGCGCAGGCTCACCTGGGGCGAGATGTTCCGCATGCCGCAGACGATCACGCCGCTCTGGATCCCGAACGCCTTGTTGGCGTCGCGCAGGCCCGCGAGGACGGACTCGAGGATCGCGGCGAGCGACAGCTTCCTGCGCGTGTGGAGGATCGGCGAGTAGCGCACCTCCAGGTACTCGATGTTCTCCTTCGCCGCGTCCTCGGCGAGCTCATAGGTCGCGCGGTAGAGCGCCTGGTCCGTCTGCAGGACCTTGAGCGTGATGTCGAAGCCCTTGAGGTAGTCGACGAGCGAGGCGTGCTTGAAGCCGGGCTTCAGGACGGCGCGCAGCCCCTCGAGGTCGCTCACGCCGAGGTCGATGCCGTCCTTCCGCGCGAGATCGAGGATCGTCTCGAGCCGCATCGATCCGTCGAGGTGGACGTGCAGATCCACCTTCGGCAGGCGGTGGAAGAAGTCGCGATCGAGCTGGACCGGTGCGTTGGCAATGTCGTCGAAGTGCATGTTCTTCCTTGTGCCGCGCCGGTCAGCGCTTCTTCGTGGTGGGTTTCGGAACGCCCGGCTTCGCGGTGGACGTCGGCTTCTTGCCCCCGATCGACAGGCCACCCTCGTCGCCGTCCTTGTCGCCGTCTTCGGACGCGGCCGCGGCGCCGCGCCCCCCCTCGACCACCGCGGCTGGCCGTGCGCCCTCCACCGCTGCGGCCTCGCCCTCCTCGCCCTCCGCGCCCGCCGTATCCTGCGCCGCGGGGCGAGCGGGCCGGGCCGCCGGGATCTCGGCGGGCTCCTCCTTCTTCGGCTCGATCTTCACGGCGGTCGGCTCGGTCTTGATCGACCCCGATCGCGCCATCTTCTGCACCTCGGACTTCGGCAGGTGCTTGGCGAGCTTCTGCGCCGGATCCTCCCCCTCGTCGGCGTAGCGCTGCGCGAGCTTCTGCACGACCCCGGGGTTCGCGCGGCTCTGCGCCTCGATCTCGGTGGAGAGGAACTGCTGCAGCCGCGGGTCGCCGGACTCGCCCGCGATCTTGTCGAGCGTCTGCATCATGCGCGCCATGTCGCCCCTGAGCTTCTCCTTCTCGGCCTCGTCCGCGGCCTGGTCGATCTTGTCCTGCTTGTCCTGCAGGAACGACTGGAGGATCGTCACGCCGGTCGCGAGCAGGATGAGGACCGACAGCGCCCACGCGAACTTCCGCGGGCGCGTCCTGTCGCGCTCGACCCAGATCGCGACCACGGCGGCGAGCCCGGCCACGGCGATGCCGATGAGAACGACGAGAAGCAGCGTGTTCATTTTTTCCTCCCCTGGCGCCGTCCGGCGCCCTGGTTCGAATCGAGGACACAGAATATTCGCTCGCTTCGCCCACTGTCAACGCGGCCCGCTCGGTTTGGGGTGCGACGGCGCGGAATCCGGCTGCGGCCCGACAGGCGGAAGTGTTATTAGTACCGTCATGAATTCCGTCACGAGCTGGTTCCAGACAACGGGGATCCACCCGGTCGTCATGGCGCTCATCGCGACCGGATTCACGTGGGCCGTGACCGCCCTCGGCGCGGCGACGGTCTTCTTCTTCAAGGAGGTGAACCGCAGGCTCCTCGACACCATGCTCGGCTTCGCGGCCGGGGTGATGATCGCCGCGAGCTTCTGGTCGCTCCTCGCGCCGTCCATCGACATGGCCGATGAGATGGGCGGCGTCAAATGGATCCCTCCTCTGATAGGCTTCCTCGCCGGCGGCGGCTTCCTGTACCTCGCCGATCGCCTGCTCCCGCACCTGCACCCCGGCCTGCCGGACAGCTCGGCCGAGGGCCCCAAGACCTCGCTGCACCGCAGCATCCTCCTCGTGCTCGCCATCACGCTCCACAACATCCCGGAGGGGCTCGCCGTGGGCGTCGCCTTCGGCGCGGCGGCCTACGGCATGGAGTCGGCGTCGATCGCCGGCGCCGTGGCGCTCGCCATCGGCATCGGGCTCCAGAACTTCCCGGAGGGCGCGGCGGTCTCGGTGCCGCTGCGGCGGGAGGGGTTCTCGCGCAAGAGGGCGTTCCTGTACGGGCAGGCCTCGGGGATCGTCGAGCCCGTCGCCGGCGCCCTCGGCGCGTTCGCGGTGCTGTCCATGCGGCCGATCCTGCCGTACGCGCTCTCGTTCGCGGCGGGCGCGATGATCTACGTGGTGGTGGAGGAGCTCATCCCCGAGGCCGAGTCGAACGGCGAGACCGATCTCCCGACCATCGGCGCGCTCGTCGGCTTCGCGGTGATGATGACGCTGGACGTCGCGCTCGGGTGAGTGTCACATCCGTACCTTGTTGTTTTTTTTTTTTGAGAGATGGTGTGGGAAGAGGGCATGCCTTCCTGAGAGAATGGGGTCGGCTCGGCAGGGGACCGGGCCGAGGGGAATAGGGGCCGCGATGAGCGGCCGACAACAAGAAGGAGGAAGCGACATGGATCGCATGAAGGCTTCTGTGTGCGCGGCGGTCGTCGCGATGATGATGGGATTCGTCTGGAGCGCGAGCGCGCAGGAGGAGGAGTCGACGCAGCAGGTGGACTGGGAGGACGCCGCGTACTACGCGGAGCTGATGGACACGTTCGTCAACGACGACGGCGTGCTGATGGCCACCTACTACGACGAGGCGCAGAACGTTCTGTGGAGCCAGCCGGCGTCAGAGCCGGTCGAGGCCGCGGCCGACGTGTTCGCGCAGGGCGGGGAGTACGCCATGACCCTCGATTTCTTTCAATGGATCGTACCCACCTCGCTGTGGCTTTGTGAGAAAGACGAAGGAGACGATGCCAACTGCGATGACGCCGGGTCGTTCTTCAAGTGGTCGACCGGCGACTTCGCCCTCGTCGATACCAGTGCAACAGTCGCCTACTACGATGCGCTGGACACGGCGTGCAGCTACCCGGGGATCGAGCGCGTTCGCGCGACAGGTTCGAGCAACCTCACCGACTACTGCGACTCCAACTACAACGGTTACTATTGGAACCCTGAAACCGACAATTTCTACAACGCCTACGAAGACTCGTGCAGCGGCCTCGGCACGCCGACCATCTACCGCTACACGCTGGACGATTCGCCGAACGTCGACGACTTCACCTACGGAGACAGTGAACGCGCGGCAAGGTTCCGATTCCTGGTGCCGGGTTCGACGTACCACTATACCGAGATCTGGCTGGCATCCTGCATCCAGTAGCCGTTTACGATAAAATCGATACGAGCCCAGCATACGAGTCCGCCGAGTGAGAAAAGAGCAGCCAGCCGGCGGCTTACGGGGGAAGGGGAGGCAACGCGAATGAAGGCTCCATCTATCGCTTTGCTCTGGATCGCGTCGGTCTGGACCATCGGCTGCTCCTCGAGCCGTGAGTCGCCGCCGTCTCCCGACTGCGGCTGCGACGAAGAGCCGGACAGCGGCGAGTGCGTCGACACTGACGTCCCCGAGCCGGACGGCG
Coding sequences:
- the add gene encoding adenosine deaminase, whose amino-acid sequence is MHFDDIANAPVQLDRDFFHRLPKVDLHVHLDGSMRLETILDLARKDGIDLGVSDLEGLRAVLKPGFKHASLVDYLKGFDITLKVLQTDQALYRATYELAEDAAKENIEYLEVRYSPILHTRRKLSLAAILESVLAGLRDANKAFGIQSGVIVCGMRNISPQVSLRLAELAVAFKNRGVVGFDLAGAEYDHPARDHLPAFSLILSNNINVTIHAGEAYGPESIHQALHYCGAHRVGHGTRLREDGDLLNYVNDHRIPLEICLSSNVQTGTVESLEEHPFRFYHDLGLRVTLNTDNRMITDTTMTEEYWLAYTRYDLLPQDILDLVMAGVKSAFIPYEYKRDLIRRTKDKVRDMIVAEAIAQGIGPGKANGR
- a CDS encoding ZIP family metal transporter — encoded protein: MNSVTSWFQTTGIHPVVMALIATGFTWAVTALGAATVFFFKEVNRRLLDTMLGFAAGVMIAASFWSLLAPSIDMADEMGGVKWIPPLIGFLAGGGFLYLADRLLPHLHPGLPDSSAEGPKTSLHRSILLVLAITLHNIPEGLAVGVAFGAAAYGMESASIAGAVALAIGIGLQNFPEGAAVSVPLRREGFSRKRAFLYGQASGIVEPVAGALGAFAVLSMRPILPYALSFAAGAMIYVVVEELIPEAESNGETDLPTIGALVGFAVMMTLDVALG